One Paracidovorax avenae ATCC 19860 genomic region harbors:
- the flgB gene encoding flagellar basal body rod protein FlgB yields the protein MLDKLTERLDFHGNALMLRAERQRAIASNIANADTPGYVARDFNFADALRDATGQGEGASFSAVERALQRQQSATDPRHIPLPGATTGSGAPGTLGYTVQTQPSLDNNTVDLDRERAAFADNAVRYEATLRFINGNARTMLSAIQGQ from the coding sequence ATGCTCGACAAGTTGACCGAAAGGCTGGATTTCCACGGCAACGCGCTCATGCTGCGTGCCGAGCGCCAGCGCGCCATCGCGAGCAACATCGCCAATGCAGACACCCCCGGCTATGTGGCGCGCGACTTCAATTTCGCAGATGCGCTGCGCGATGCCACCGGCCAGGGCGAGGGTGCCTCGTTCAGCGCGGTGGAGCGCGCCCTGCAGCGCCAGCAGAGCGCCACCGATCCGCGCCACATCCCCCTGCCCGGCGCCACCACCGGCAGCGGCGCGCCCGGCACCCTGGGCTACACGGTGCAGACCCAGCCGAGCCTGGACAACAACACGGTGGACCTGGACCGCGAGCGGGCCGCGTTCGCCGACAACGCCGTGCGCTACGAGGCCACGCTGCGTTTCATCAACGGCAACGCGCGCACCATGCTGAGCGCGATCCAGGGCCAGTAA
- a CDS encoding flagellar hook assembly protein FlgD, producing the protein MILNPIGSTATVNTGSSSNSATDPAAAQDRFLKLLVAQLNNQDPMNPLDNAQMTSQMAQINTVTGIQQLNLSMQTMAEQFTTMQTLQGTMMIGRNVLTEGSKMTFKDSAGTGSFDLKGAATDVKVEVVTPGGQVVDTVDVGASAAGRHDFSWDGSKYSGTRSDLSFRVVASTKDGAVEATPLMQAKVVGTGSNAGALTLNLDTGGTVNYSNIRAVL; encoded by the coding sequence ATGATCCTCAACCCCATCGGCTCCACGGCCACCGTGAACACGGGCTCCAGCTCGAACTCCGCCACCGACCCGGCCGCCGCGCAGGACCGCTTCCTGAAGCTGCTGGTGGCGCAGCTCAACAACCAGGATCCGATGAATCCGCTGGACAACGCCCAGATGACCTCGCAGATGGCGCAGATCAACACGGTGACGGGCATCCAGCAGCTCAACCTGAGCATGCAGACCATGGCCGAGCAGTTCACGACCATGCAGACCCTGCAGGGCACGATGATGATCGGCCGCAACGTGCTGACCGAGGGCTCAAAGATGACCTTCAAGGACAGTGCCGGCACCGGGTCCTTCGACCTCAAGGGCGCCGCCACCGACGTCAAGGTGGAGGTCGTCACCCCCGGCGGCCAGGTGGTCGATACGGTGGACGTGGGCGCGAGCGCGGCAGGACGCCACGATTTCAGCTGGGACGGCAGCAAGTACAGCGGCACCCGCAGCGACCTGAGCTTCCGCGTGGTGGCATCCACCAAGGACGGTGCCGTCGAGGCGACGCCGCTCATGCAGGCCAAGGTGGTGGGCACCGGCTCCAACGCCGGCGCCCTCACGCTGAACCTGGACACGGGCGGCACCGTGAACTACAGCAACATCCGCGCGGTGCTCTGA
- the flgE gene encoding flagellar hook protein FlgE, which produces MSFQQGLSGLNAASKNLDVIGHNVANSGTVGFKASRAEFAEMVANAIGSAGGTNAGIGVELSAVAQQFNQGNISVTGNSLDVAINGDGFFTLQQPDGSRAYTRAGNFKLDSNGQLVTNTKAQVMGYALDPITGKRTASNAAPLSFPTSKPIPAKQTTAITAEFNLDARAPDAAGDATATPPVPATPRSTYGTSINVYDSQGVAKPVSLYFQKNGANTWDVYDKLDDATATPPVVATPIGQIKFDNSGKIVSPTATAPETGFQMPLTVKPTPPNPNGLADYTVNIKLDGVSQYGKAFAVSNLSQDGYTAGELTGISIENNGTVMTRYSNGVTRAEGQVALASFRNTQGLASVGSNNWVETFESGQPVLGTPTEGKFGGLRSGALEDSNVDLTAELVNMMTAQRAYQANAQTIKTQDQVMSTLVNLR; this is translated from the coding sequence ATGAGCTTCCAGCAAGGCCTGTCCGGCCTCAACGCCGCCAGCAAGAACCTGGACGTGATCGGCCACAACGTGGCCAACTCCGGCACCGTCGGCTTCAAGGCCTCGCGCGCCGAATTCGCCGAGATGGTGGCCAATGCCATCGGCTCCGCGGGCGGCACCAATGCCGGCATCGGGGTGGAACTGTCGGCGGTGGCGCAGCAGTTCAACCAGGGCAACATCTCCGTCACGGGCAACAGCCTGGACGTGGCCATCAACGGCGACGGCTTCTTCACGCTGCAGCAGCCCGACGGCTCGCGCGCCTACACCCGCGCCGGCAACTTCAAGCTCGACAGCAACGGCCAGCTGGTGACCAACACCAAGGCGCAGGTCATGGGCTATGCGCTGGACCCGATCACGGGCAAGCGCACGGCGAGCAACGCCGCGCCGCTGTCCTTCCCCACGTCCAAGCCGATCCCTGCCAAGCAGACCACGGCGATCACGGCGGAATTCAACCTCGACGCCCGCGCCCCCGATGCCGCCGGCGACGCCACGGCCACGCCTCCCGTGCCCGCCACGCCGCGCTCCACCTATGGCACGTCCATCAACGTGTACGACAGCCAGGGCGTGGCCAAGCCGGTGAGCCTGTATTTCCAGAAGAACGGTGCCAACACCTGGGACGTGTACGACAAGCTCGACGACGCCACGGCCACGCCGCCGGTGGTGGCCACGCCCATCGGCCAGATCAAGTTCGACAACAGCGGCAAGATCGTCTCGCCGACCGCGACTGCACCGGAAACCGGCTTCCAGATGCCGCTCACCGTGAAACCCACGCCGCCCAACCCGAACGGACTGGCCGACTACACGGTGAACATCAAGCTCGACGGCGTGTCGCAGTACGGCAAGGCTTTCGCCGTGTCGAACCTGTCGCAGGACGGCTACACGGCCGGCGAACTCACGGGCATCAGCATCGAGAACAACGGCACGGTGATGACGCGCTATTCCAACGGCGTGACGCGCGCCGAGGGGCAGGTGGCGCTGGCCAGCTTCCGCAACACGCAGGGCCTGGCCTCGGTGGGCAGCAACAACTGGGTGGAAACGTTCGAGTCGGGCCAGCCGGTGCTCGGAACGCCCACCGAAGGCAAGTTCGGCGGGCTGCGCTCCGGCGCGCTGGAAGATTCCAACGTGGACCTCACGGCCGAGCTGGTGAACATGATGACCGCACAGCGCGCCTACCAGGCCAACGCGCAGACCATCAAGACGCAGGACCAGGTGATGTCCACGCTGGTGAACCTGCGCTGA
- the flgC gene encoding flagellar basal body rod protein FlgC: protein MSMFSIFGVSGSAISAQAQRLNVVASNLANVDAVAGPDGQAYKARQVVFQTAPMGDEGAAGVRVSAISESQAPGKRVLDPTHPQADAEGYVTHSNVNPVEEMVNMISASRSYQNNVEVLNTTKSLLLKTLQMGQ, encoded by the coding sequence ATGTCCATGTTCTCGATCTTCGGCGTCTCCGGCAGCGCGATCAGCGCGCAGGCGCAGCGCCTCAACGTGGTGGCCAGCAACCTCGCCAACGTCGATGCCGTGGCCGGCCCCGACGGCCAGGCCTACAAGGCACGCCAGGTGGTCTTCCAGACGGCGCCCATGGGTGACGAAGGTGCGGCTGGCGTGCGCGTGAGCGCCATCAGCGAGAGCCAGGCGCCCGGCAAGCGCGTGCTCGATCCCACCCATCCGCAGGCCGACGCGGAGGGCTACGTCACGCACTCCAACGTGAATCCGGTGGAAGAGATGGTCAACATGATCTCGGCCTCGCGCTCCTACCAGAACAACGTCGAGGTCCTCAACACCACCAAGTCGCTGCTGCTCAAGACGCTGCAGATGGGCCAGTAA